A window from Drosophila kikkawai strain 14028-0561.14 chromosome 2L, DkikHiC1v2, whole genome shotgun sequence encodes these proteins:
- the LOC121502475 gene encoding probable E3 ubiquitin-protein ligase bre1, whose protein sequence is MPSTNLKNLLKKELQFLCVVNSLDATGTKNILIWRLQQIAKPQIEQSVLKLKSNCEFTKFDEMEHSRNLSNGTKNDATISTETKNNNVEKCDEGEERNNESGQQNSERREKMQNEDGDDQYNDEEDGKDDVKKIDDVKKIDDVKKMDDVKKTDDVKKNENVREIDNAKQDGNGNNNVREADEKNNGDFNESGNMKEQCDLDVILQRFEIFKKDEKIRQLEKELANIKNQQSYAEGTRNKISLEMLKELVYVFEGDNKFSNWRTMINNVRKMYNVDDDVMRAVIFNKVKGKALEWVIANPTLMAETVDFLLDEMAKHFEKKGSKLITRKKLQLCTWKRGKRFDEYFQEMVSLGNEIDLDEDELIEYMIAGIPDVNLRNMAKLQNFSTKTEILEAFIDIELQWTSSIQRNAQEQKGTEKTQRRNVKCYNCNSLGHIASECRKPKREMGTCFACGKPGHQAKDCEQYKKRDEQNEYKHS, encoded by the exons atgccATCgacaaacttaaaaaatttgcttaaaaaagAATTGCAATTTTTGTGCGTCGTGAATAGTTTGGATGCTACCGGCACCAAAAATATTCTGATTTGGAGGTTGCAACAAATAGCGAAACCACAAATTGAGCAGAGCGTGctgaaattaaaaagtaattgtGAATTTACTAAATTCGACGAAATGGAACATTCGAGAAACCTTTCGAATGGGACGAAAAACGACGCCACCATTTCGACAGAAACCAAGAACAACAACGTAGAGAAATGCGACGAAGGAGAAGAGAGAAACAACGAGAGTGGCCAACAGAATAGCGAGAGACGAGAGAAGATGCAAAATGAAGATGGCGACGACCAGTACAACGACGAAGAAGATGGAAAGGACGACGTAAAGAAAATCGACGACGTAAAGAAAATCGACGACGTAAAGAAAATGGACGACGTAAAGAAAACCGACGACGTgaagaaaaatgaaaacgtAAGGGAGATAGACAACGCGAAGCaagatggaaatggaaacaACAACGTAAGGGAAGCGGACGAAAAAAACAATGGAGATTTTAACGAGTCCGGAAATATGAAAGAGCAATGCGATTTAGACGTTATTCTACAAcgctttgaaatttttaagaaagatGAAAAAATACGTCAACTGGAGAAAGAATTGgctaatattaaaaaccaacaaagTTATGCAGAGGGTACTAGAAACAAAATATCTCTGGAAATGCTAAAGGAACTGGTATACGTTTTTGAAGGCGACAATAAATTCTCCAACTGGCGTACAATGATCAACAATGTTCGGAAAATGTACAACGTAGATGACGATGTGATGCGAGCGGTAATCTTTAACAAAGTCAAAGGCAAAGCATTGGAGTGGGTGATTGCTAATCCTACGCTAATGGCAGAAACTGTAGATTTTCTGCTAGATGAAATGGCCAAACATTTTGAAAAGAAAGGGTCTAAACTTATTACCAGGAAAAAACTTCAATTATGCACCTGGAAAAGAGGAAAACGCTTCGACGAATATTTCCAAGAAATGGTATCTCTGGGAAATGAAATTGACCTGGATGAAGATGAGCTGATCGAGTACATGATAGCGGGAATTCCGGATGTAAATCTTCGGAACATGGCGAAACTCCAAAATTTCTCGACGAAGACCGAAATTTTAGAAGCATTCATCGACATCGAGTTACAATGGACATCATCCATACAACGAAACGCACAGGAACAGAAGGGTACTGAAAAAACTCAAAGGCGAAATGTTAAGTGTTACAACTGTAACAGTTTGGGGCACATAGCAAGCGAATGTCGAAAGCCGAAACGAGAGATGGGTACTTGCTTCGCTTGTGGAAAACCTGGACATCAAGCTAAGGATTGTGAGCAGTATAAGAAACGAGATGAACAAAATGAATAT AAACACTCTTAG